One window of the Dendropsophus ebraccatus isolate aDenEbr1 chromosome 12, aDenEbr1.pat, whole genome shotgun sequence genome contains the following:
- the UBE2S gene encoding ubiquitin-conjugating enzyme E2 S isoform X1: MNSNVENLPPHIIRQVYKEVSTLTSDPPEGIKIIPNEEDITDVQVSIEGPEGTPYAGGIFRMKLILGKDFPAAPPKGYFLTKIFHPNVSNNGEICVNVLKRDWKAELGIRHVLLTIKCLLIHPNPESALNEEAGRLLLENYEEYASRARLMTEIHAQSSSSRGKDATDPCSSASGTVGDGPMAKKHAGDRDKKLAAKKKTDKKRALRRL; this comes from the exons ATG AATTCAAACGTTGAAAACTTGCCCCCACACATAATCCGCCAGGTTTACAAGGAGGTCTCTACGTTAACGTCTGACCCACCAGAAGGCATAAAGATCATTCCCAATGAAGAGGATATAACTGATGTACAAGTCAGCATTGAAGGACCAG aggGGACTCCATATGCAGGAGGGATTTTCAGAATGAAGTTAATCTTGGGCAAAGATTTTCCAGCTGCTCCTCCCAAAGGATACTTCCTTACAAAGATATTTCATCCAAATGTTAGCAACAATGGAGAAATCTGTGTTAATGTTTTAAAGAGAGACTGGAAAGCTGAACTTGGCATTAGACACGTGTTACTG aCCATAAAGTGTTTGCTGATTCACCCGAACCCAGAATCTGCTCTGAATGAGGAGGCTGGTCGCCTATTATTGGAGAATTATGAGGAGTATGCATCCCGAGCAAGACTTATGACAGAAATTCATGCGCAGAGCTCATCGTCGAGGGGCAAGGACGCAACAGACCCCTGCTCATCTGCATCAGGCACGGTTGGGGATGGACCCATGGCCAAGAAACATGCAGGAGACCGTGACAAGAAACTGGCAGCCAAAAAGAAAACAGACAAAAAGCGTGCTTTGAGGCGACTTTAA